The Bos indicus x Bos taurus breed Angus x Brahman F1 hybrid chromosome 25, Bos_hybrid_MaternalHap_v2.0, whole genome shotgun sequence genome has a window encoding:
- the LOC113883523 gene encoding putative protein T-ENOL, with translation MSSTLARNEEKKGSRPSQPTTPATSLGCDLKVSRSEEFLTQISTELTDEALFVAAYHMNPVPIKEKQTQDRGTQISKHVFFTKTRGTDTRSDRNRTRTKVHLLPSPHEKGPLPTNLTSGG, from the exons ATGTCATCCACTCTTGCCAGGAATGAGGAGAAAAAGGGCAGCCGGCCATCccaacccacaacccctgcaacCTCACTGGGCTGCGATCTG AAGGTTTCTCGCTCTGAGGAATTCCTGACACAGATCAGCACGGAACTCACTGACGAGGCCTTGTTTGTTGCTGCCTACCACATGAATCCTGTGCCCATCAAGGAAAAACAGACACAAGACCGAGGGACTCAGATATCCAAACACG TGTTCTTCACCAAGACCCGAGGCACTGATACCCG CTCCGACAGAAACCGTACCCGCACGAAGGTACATCTCCTGCCATCCCCTCATGAGAAG GGACCTCTCCCTACCAACTTGACGTCTGGAGGATGA